The following DNA comes from Phycisphaerae bacterium.
GAGACAACCCGGAAATTCTCCAGAATGCTCGCCAGGTTCTGCTGGTTCCGCGGCGCGCCGAGAACCTCGTTGAAACTCTCCAACGCCCGCGCAAACCGCTGAACCACCGTCGAAACGTTCTCCAGCGGACGGGCCGGACCGGTCGCCGTCGCCATCTCATTCAGCGAAATCGGCTTGAGCAATTCGTGCAAATCCTCCGCCACCGGCTGAAGCTTCTGAGCCAGACTCGTCAACGCCTGGCCGGCCTCCTCCAGGTCGCGCATCGTCTCGCGAGGGATCAGCTCCTCGATGCCGCCCGCCACGATGCCCTCGACCTCCGCCGTGCCGTCGCGAGGAACGACCTCGTCGGAGTTCTCCGGACCCACCTCGATCCGAATCGCCGGTTTGCCGAACGTCACCGTCTGCTCGCGGATCAGCGGATGCGCGTCAACCGGAAGGCCGAACCGCTTCTGCACCTGCGTCAGAATCCTTACGCCGAACCGGATGTCATCCAGCGGCACCACCTTCTCGACGTAGCCGATGTCGATCCCGTTCATGAAGATCGGATCGCCCTCCTGCACCGGCCCGGCTTTGGGAAACAGCATCGTC
Coding sequences within:
- a CDS encoding MCE family protein, translating into MSDFRRNVIVGVFVLLGLVALGTMIVLFGEAPRALTDTYRVTMLFPKAGPVQEGDPIFMNGIDIGYVEKVVPLDDIRFGVRILTQVQKRFGLPVDAHPLIREQTVTFGKPAIRIEVGPENSDEVVPRDGTAEVEGIVAGGIEELIPRETMRDLEEAGQALTSLAQKLQPVAEDLHELLKPISLNEMATATGPARPLENVSTVVQRFARALESFNEVLGAPRNQQNLASILENFRVVSERGITLTEKISGVADRVDTLAAGTDDKLQRLSRALMDSADRLSSLLGRLGEAAEALSTREGTAGRFLNDPELYESLVLTSERLQQTFVEL